Part of the Sorghum bicolor cultivar BTx623 chromosome 1, Sorghum_bicolor_NCBIv3, whole genome shotgun sequence genome, tagggtTTGCAGGGAAAATTTAAAAATTGGGTTAAATTGCATGTATATTCACATAACCGAACCGCCTACAGACGGTTCTCATTTAACCGCATGTGGAAACatttatttccacaggcctATAGTCACTGGCGGTTTATCAATCCGCCTGTACAAAGGAGTTGCGAACCGCATGTAATAGTGAAGGAAGATGCCGTTGATACATGGGAGAACCATTCTTGCAATTATATATTTATCTCCATATTATTCTTGCTGGAAATCCAACTTAATTAGAATTAGATCGATGGAACTCGACTGAGAGAAGATCGTCACCGATCAAGATGAAATCCATTTAATTTAAATCCAGTTTACTGTAAGCTGGTCGGATCCAAACGGACAGCAACTTGGTTAGTGGATTGGCCAGCAACGATCTCACCATCCCAAAACTCTTCGGCGGTTTTGAAAGGCCCGGACTCATGGACGAAGAAATCGAAGGTTCCTCTCGATTCTGGGAGGCCGCTGATTTTGCGACGGTCGTCTTCCGTGAGCTCCCAGCCGAATATGTCGAGGTTCTCTCGCATCCTCTTCTCGTTGAAGCTTTTTACGATGACGCAATCTCCCTGCTCAAACACCCACCTAATGCACACCTGCAACTCGATAGGAGAAAAATAGTTTGTGAATAAATGGTTCCGAAAGTTTAATGTTTGCATTCACTTAGCTTGTACTATCATGCAAATAAACCTTGCCAAATAGAAATATAATTAATTTGTAGAatgtattttattttaataCAAATTTTAGAATGACTTTATTTTAGGATGGAAGGAGTATATTTTAGGAACGAGATTTTGGAAAATGTTGGAGAAGGTGAACAAATATATTCCCAAACGTCTTTAGCTACTTAGAAAACTCATTcatttagttaaaaaaaaagaaaaaatggagggagtaacagATACCACTTTATTTGGTCTTAGCAAAATTTACCTGGGCGACGGTCTTGCCCTTTTCATGGGCTATCTGCTTGAGGACAGGGCACTCCATGACGGAGTTGTTAGCCCATGCCGTGCCCTTGGCACCTAGCGGTGAGAATGCACAAAGCTGGATTCCTTTCTCCCTGCAAAATGCCCTTAGCTTGTTCTGACGGCAGTGTGGGTGCACCTCCACCTGTTCTCCGAATATGAGAACAAGTGTGAAAAAAGACGAAGGAACAATTTCTAAACTGTATGCGTTGCTTTCTACGTACACACGAGACCAATTGCAAAAGGAACTGGTAAATGGTTAGGAATTCTACGGGTTATTACACAATTTTTTCGAGATAACTTAAATTATATGAGCGACCTTATATATTAATGACTGTGCTTGGGTTGCATGCATCTACCACTACAAGGGTAGTAGTTGACCAAGAAATACATGCATGCAGTTGCAGAGTTGCTCGTCTTCAAGAGTAGTTTGCTTCTTTTTTCCAGTTGAGGGCCTGTTCGGTTAAGCATTCCTAGCCTGGAACGGTCCGGAATATTTTCAGCCCAGTACAAAATATCAAATAGTTCCAGGCCCGAAATAGTTCCAGGCCGTTCCAGCCCAGAAACGAACGGGCCCTGAATTGGAATGGGAATCACCTCACCTGGTTGGCAGCCGGGGGAATGTTAGCAAAGGATAGCAAGTATTCTAGCTTCTTGCAGCTGAAGTTGCTGACGCCAATGGCCCTCGCAAGCCCTCGCCTGTGGCACTCCTCCATCTCCTCCCACACCCCCTTCATGTCCATCTCTACCAGGTCCTCCTTCACCACCGCCAGGCCTCCTTCCACCACCGGCGGCCGCATGCTCACCGGAAAGTGAATGAGATAAAGATCCACGTACTCCATCTGCAGATTCCTGACCATCGATCGAATTGAACCATGCATCCGCACAGATGGAGATCGTCGTTTTAGGacctttgttttttttcttatgaAGAACCAAACCAACAACCAAATAGCTAGACTGATCGATGAGCTGTATGTGTTGCAATTGCAAGAACCAACCGGAGTGACTTGTGTAGCGCCGGCAGAACACGGCCGGGGTGCGCGTCGGTGATGGCGAGCTTCGTCGTGATGTAGAGGTCGtcgcggacggcggcggcgtggatGACGGCGTCCCCGACCGCGGCCTCCGAGTTGTACGCCGACGCCGTGTCGAAGTGGCGGTACCCAGCGCTGAGAGCGCTGAGGACGGCCTCCGTCACGCCGGCGCGGCCCTCGGCCTGGCCCAGAGTCGCCGACGCCGTGCCGAAGCCGACGCGCGGCATCGGCTTGCCCAGACTCAGAGCTACCACGGGCACGCCTGTCCTTTCCTTCGAAACACAAGACGCCGCCATGGGTAGCTAGCGAGCTTTTTCCGTGTGACTGTGAGAGGAGCCACGCGGATGTGATGTGTGAGCTCCATCGGTCAAGAAGCCTTTTAATGGGTAGAAGCTAGTAGATCTGATCCTAGCTGAATCACGCCTGTTACATGAGCGGGTGTATATTGTAGTTTTCCGGGAACGAAACGACGACACAGCAACAGGGACAGACATATGTGTGgaattctttttcttttttcttggaCACCTTCATCCAAACTAATAAATCTCTTTAGAAAGTGACCTCTTGTCTGATGGTATCCTGATCCTATCCCTTTACCAACCATTCTTTATTGGGTTAACGACGTACACATGTTTCTAATACAAATCTTGGAAGAGATATATACTCAAATTTTTGATCTTCTGTGACAAAATAGGAGATCCCCACTACTACTTCAACATATATACATCAGAAAAATCTTCACAGCTCCCTCGCGGCTCCCGCGTGCGTGTAAAACTACTGAAAAGACAGCATCAACCACTACCGGAAAACCGGAGGTTGCCGTGTGCCCGTAGCTTTGCCGTGTGCAATACGTCGAGCACACGGCAAAGAGCTGATTTGTCGTGTGCCACCCAGCCCAGCACACGGCAAACGTCTAGCACTCGGTGTTTACGTCCTTCGCCGTGTGCTGAACAGAAGAGCACACGGTGAAGTCAACACATTTGCCGTGTGCCGAGGAAAAACACACGGCGAAAATAAAACACACGGTGAATGcactctttgccgtgtgccagcaCGGGGTTGACGGCAAAATTCTGACGCCGTCAGCCACCGTTGGCTGCCGTCAACTATTTGCCGTGTGCCAACTGgaagcacacggcaaaccctcaatctttgccgtgtgctagtctgaggcacacggcaaagacggTCTTCGCCGTGTGCCCTTTAAATAGCTCACGGCGAACTATAAAtttttttccttatttattaGTTAATTAGTGTTCCTTTGactttaattattatttcaaCTTGTAATTCTGATCTAATCTTATGTTCTAGTCTTAAGTTAAATTGTTTATAGCTCGCTCATGATGATAATTTGGATGAGAAACAATCTTTGATGGTTAGAATAGCGAGTTATGGTGTTGACGTGAGCTTGTGAGTGGCTCACCAACTCTCGCTATTGAAACCACATGTATTTAGGTTGCATTCATGCTAGTTGCGACCGACCTGAGGTGGTGCATTCATGCTAGTGGCTCACGAACCATCTCGACACCAGCCTCTTGGAATGCAGTAGCATAGGTACCTAATGTGGTCCTGGATCTAGCACAACATGAAATGACGATGTTTTCTTGTGTTCTTGTCTTGTGTGTCGGCATCTAGTGAAGTTTGAGCTACATGAAATGATAGTTCAAATAGCTCTACTACATGAAATGATGATGTTTTCGTGTCTTCCTCTCTTCTCTACAGGCTAGAAGTGAAGTTTGAGTTACATAAAATGACAGTTCAAATAGCGCTACTACATGAAATGACGATGTTTTCTTGTCTTCCTCTCTTGTCTGCAGGCTACCAGTGAAGTTTGAGTTACATGAAATGACGATGTTTTCTTGTCTTCCTCTCTTGTCTGTAGGCTACAAGTGAAGTTTGAGTTACATGAAATGACGGTTTACATAGCTCTACCACATGAAATGACGATGTTTTCTTGTGTTCCTCTCTTATCTGCAGGCTACCAGTGAAGTTTGAGTTACATGAAATGACGATGTTTTCTTGTCTTCCTCTCTTGTCTGCAGGCTACAAGTGAAGCTTGAGTTACATGAAATGACGGTTTACATAGCTCTACTACATGAAATGACGATGTTTTCTTGTCTTCCTCTATTGTCTGCAGGCTACAAGTGAAGTTTGAGTTACATGAAATGACGGTTTACATAGCTCTACTACATGAAATGACGATGTTTTCTTGTCTTCCTCTCTTGTGTGTCGGCATCTAGTGAAGTTTGAGCTACATGAAATGACAGTTTTACATAGCTCTACTACATGAGATGATGATGTTTTCGTGTCTTCGTCTCTTGTGTGCAGGCTAGCAGTGAAGTTTGAGTTACATGAAATGACAGTTCAAATAGCGCTACTACATGAAATGACGATGTTTTCTTGTCTTCCTCTCTTGTCTGCAGGCTACCAGTGAAGTTTGAGTTACATGAAATGACGAAAGAGGGAGACGGGGGATCGATGGTGTATGGGGCGGGGGGTCGTCAAGGAGCTAGCGATCGATCGAGACCACATGGGGTGTTTGCTAGGAGGGTTTGTAGCAGGAGTAAGATACTTGGCCCTTGTTTATTAGGAGGGTTTCTCCTCACAAAACGCTTATGATTTCTACTTGCATTTGCTAAGCTCTGTTACAGTCTCACCATCAATGGCTCTGGAATTCAAGTTGTTTACCAAAGAGGAAAGTCTCGTTTTAGTTAGCTTTGAATAATGATCGCCTATAAGCACGAGAAAGCTCCTAAGAATAAGGAATATGGATCTACCGGGCTATAATTGCGTGCTATGTCTTCTGAATGCTGATTCTGGGGAATCTGGTCTGCTACAAACCTTTCTTCAGCTGATTCTGGATAATCTAATTGATATAATATCCACCTTGACTTTTAGCTTGAATATTAGAAACTGCTGCCAGCGAAGTCCCTGTACGATCTCAGCAAATCATTCATTTTCTTATTCTCTCAtgttttatttgttaattattgtccaatcacagactaactaggttcaaaagatccgtctcgcaaattacaagtaaactgtataattagtttttattttcgtttatatttggtacttcatgcatccgaccaaagattcgatgtgacagggaatcttgaattttttttgaactaaacaaggcctaaatggaaaaagaaaaaaaaaagaaatctttGTCGTGTGCCCCTggcaggcacacggcaaaccgaGTGCTTCAAGATACACGGGGCAAAGGaatttaaaataataaataaattctaaaaaataattaaaagcctTTTGCCGTGTGCCATCCCTGCCGGCTCACGGCAAAGtaactaaaaaaaattatttttttttgccGTGCGATAGATCATAGGCACACGGCGAAGtaattaaaaataataaaaaaaatctttgccgtgtgccagatcgcgggcacacggcaaagaattGGTTTTTGACTTCCCAGCCAACGCACCCGCGCCCACAGACACACGCACACCGCCCGCGCGCCCGTCCCGCACGAACCGCGCCCGGCCGCCCGCCGTGCGCCCTCCCCGCCGTCTGCCGCCGCCCCCGCACTCTCCCCGCCGTCCGCAGACACACGCGCCCGCCCGCGCACACCGCCCGCGCCCTCCCGCACGCGCAcaccgcccgcgcccgcgccctccCGCGCACACCGCCGTGCGCCCTCACCGCCGGCGCCCTCCCCGCCGTCGGCCGCCGCCCCCGCACTCTCCCCGCCGTCCGCAGACACACGCGCCCGCCCGCGCACACCGCCCGCGCCCTCCCGCACGCGCAcaccgcccgcgcccgcgccctccCGCGCACACCGCCGTGCGCCCTCACCGCCGGCGCCCTCCCCGCCGTCGGCCGCCGCCCCCGCACTCTCCCCGCCGTGCGCCCTCCCCGGCGCCCTCCCCGCCATCGCCCGCGCGGCagagggcgcggcggcggcgctccgctCGGTTCTGTCGCGCGCGCagcaggcggcggcgcgggcgggGCTCGCTCCGGGGTCCGTTCTTGGTGCCTTGGTTCGGTGTGCTTTATCATCTCTTCCCGGCGTGAGTACATATTCCCTTGCACCTCGGCAGTCATCGAATTTTCTAATGCATTTCGCTACAACCTCTGATGTGTACCTGATGATGATAGATATGCaccttaaaatataattttggtAGGAAATTTTTGGTCATGGCCATCTATTTTGTTTTGTTCCTGCCATATGTACTGAAAGTTCCATTCTTTTGCAAATTCGATGCTCCGGGCAGGAATAGCTACATTATTTACACTAGTTTGTGATATACTTATTTTGTCGCGTAAGTATATGTGGTTGTCGGCCATCGAGCCGTTGTTTCTTGCAGGTTTTGGATACCTCACCGTGTAGGGGAGGTGCTGCCcaaatttttatttgacaatattGTGCCTTTTTTGCAGTGTAGAACCCGTGGGAGCTTAGCCGGAGCACCCTCGAGGGCTTGCCTCGTCTTTGTTGCCGGTGTGGATCTGCCTGCACCGCGTCAGCTCGCCGCTGCACCGACCCGACACTGCCACGCTATCCTTACTCCACCGCCACCTAAGGTATAATCCGTTTTACCTTCTCTTAGTCATAGGTCACGTAACCTAGTTAGGCGTCTCCCGTTCGAAATAGATAGGGTTATACATATGTAGATCTTTGCATATGTATAACTATATCTATTTCGAATTGTCCACGTATTTTGGACAGCCCGTCGATGTGTAGACGAGTCTAGTTTCCATGTTTTACTCTTATCTGAGACAGAGTTTCGGCATCACCTCCTTGTTGTTCTCCAGATACACAATCTCCTTGCTAGGACGTGTATCGGGAGAAcagcggggaggtgctgccgaaattttgTCTTAGATAGAAGTAAAGCATGGAAATTAGCCCCGTCTACACATGGACGagtgggattaggacctatctTTACCTATTAGATAGTAGGATTGTCTTGTAGATGTAAGTGGTCTTATATTAATCGTGTATATGTTAGACGATGGATGACCGTGAGTGGATGTACTCTGGCCGTTCAAGTTTTGGAGAGTGGACCGATGAATGGATCAAGAAAACCGATGTTTTTTTGGAAACCGCATTTCGGTTGGCGAAAGGAGCTCGCAAAATTTGGTGTCCCTGCAGCAGCTGTGAGAACGGGCTTCGACAAACAAAGACTGATATGGGTAAACATCTTTGCAAGTATGGATTTATGCCAGGCTACATCCGGTGGACTCTCCATGGTGAACCCGATCGTATGAGAGATGAGGTCGTGAGACAACGGGTCGCGGAGtttgaagatgaaggtggagtagcAGACATGATAGATGACTTTCATGATGGCAACTTCATTGAAGGACGTAGTGAGGATGAGGAGCCAGAGGCTACTGCAAAGGCATATTACGACATGTTAGAAGCGGCACAGAAACCGCTTCATGAGCAGACAAATGTATCTCAACTAGATGCCATTGGACGTTTGATCGACTTGAAGTCGCAGTTAAACATGAGTAGAGCCGGATTCGATGTTATGCTGACAGTGTTTGGCAGCATACTTCCGAAAGGTCACATTCTGCCAAAGAACATGTATGAGTCGCAGAAACTGCTTCGTGCACTTAAAATGCCATATGAGCCGATACATGCTTGTGAGCATGGGTGCATCTTATTTAGAGAAGAACACGCTGAAGCAACGCACTGTCCAAAGTGTGGGTCCTCTAGATTCGTGGAGCAACACCATGGGGATGGTCGTATAGAGCAGCTTTCGATTCCCGTGAAAATCCTACGGTACCTTCCCGTCATACCAAGGCTCCAACGACTATACATGACCGAGGAGTCTGCGAAACAGATGACATGGCACAAACATGGACGTCGATACAATCCTGAGAAGATGGTACATCCTTCGGATGGTGAAGCATGGACCCATTTTGATAGTATTCATCATGAGAAAGCTCTAGAGGCTCGTAATGTACGTGTTGCCTTTGcaacagatgggttcaatcctTATGGAATGATGGCTGCCCCATACACTTGTTGGCCCGTATTTGTTATACCACTCAATCTTCCCCCTGGTGTATGCTTTCAAGCGCAGAACATTTTTTTGTCTTTGATAATTCCTGGTCATCCGGGGAATAATATGGGTGTGTATATGGCGCCTCTGATCGATGAATTGATCAAATCTTGGGATGAAGGGGAATAATATGGGTGTGTATATGGCGCCTCAGATAGATGCTCTTGAGGTCAGTGAAGGTGGTGGTTTCGTGGGATATGGTCATGAACATGCATGGACACATAAGTCGGGCTTGGAGAGGCTCCCCTACTACCAGGACCTGCTACTTCCACATAACATTGATGTAATGCACACTGAAAAAAATATCGCCGAGGCACTCTGGGGAACAATCATGGACATTAAAGAAAAGTCAAAAGATAACGTGAAGGCTAGAATCGATTTGGCAGCCATATGCGACAGACCAAATCAAGAAATGCGGCCTCCTAGAGCAGGCAAGACTTGGAGACGACCTCCGGCTGATTACATGTTGACCAGGCCTCAAAGGAGAGAAGTACTGGAATGGTTTCAAAACTTAATGTTTCCTGATGGGTACGCAGCGAATCTGAGAAGGGGAGTGAACTTGTCTACTATGCGAATCAATGGGCTTAAGAGTCATGACTACCACATTTGGATTGAACGGCTTCTTCCGGTGATGGTACGAGGCTATGTCCCAGATCATGTGTGGCAAGTGCTTGCAGAATTGAGTAATTTCTTCCGACAGCTTTGTGCTAAGGAGTTATCTCGGTCCGTGGTTAAAGACCTGGAAAAATTGGCACCTGTGTTGCTCTGTAAGCTAGAGAAGGTCTTCCCACCAGGCTTCTTCAATCCGATGCAACATTTGATTTTGCATCTCCCGTATGAGGCACGAATGGGGGGACCTGTGCAGTTTCGTTGGTGCTATTTTGTTGAGAGAACCCTAAAGGTTGTTAGAAAGAAATGTAGAAATAAATGCAAGATTGAAGCTTCCATCGCAGAGGCATCGATTTTAGAGGAGGTGTCAAACTTCACAACAAAGTACTATGGTGACAACCTTCCCAATGTACATAATCGTCAATTGCGTTATAATGTTGGCGAAAATGAATCCAATCTTAGCCTTTTTCGCGGGCAACTCGGGAGTGCAAGTGATTGGACCCAGAAGACTTTGAGGCATGATGAGTGGCGCATTATCATGTTCTATGTATTGTCCAACCTTACCGAAGTGCAGCAATACATAGGGTAAGTCACTATTCTCAACAAACTTGTTTTCGAGTAGTCAATATTCTGGCCTAAAACCCCTTGTTCCTCGTTGGTATAGGGAATTTCTTCATGAATTCTGGCATCTATCAAGGGAACCTACTCCTCAGGAATCTGAGTCCCTTCTTAAAAAGGGAGCGGGAAGTAGAGCACCCGATTTTATTTCGTGGTTTCAACAAAAGGCCCAAAATGATGAATCCATGAGTGCCGAGTTGACACAGGTTGCCGATGGTTTTGCATATAGAGTCAGGACATTTTCCGCTTATGATGTCAATGGCTATCGATTTCACACAACAATGCACGAGCAATGTCGGCCTAATCGAACAACCACAAATAGTGGAGTTTTCACGCGCGgcgatgatgaggtggattATTACGGCCGAGTCGAAGAAATCTACGAACTCTCATTCGATGGCTGGAAACCTCTTAATCCTGTCATATTCAAATGTCATTGGTTTGATCCTGCAGTAACGAGAAAGACACCGAATCTTGGTCTAGTTGAAATTCGTCAGGATTGTGAGTTACCAGGAGAAGATGTCTATGTCGTGGCTCAACAGGCCACACAAGTTTATTATCTTCCATACCCATGCCAAACCAAAGAGCATCTAAAAGGTTGGTATGTTGTGAACAAGGTATCACCACATGGTAAACTACCTATGCCAAATGATGATGACTACGTCTTTGACCCAAACACATATGCCGGAGAGTTCTTTCAAGAAGAGGGGCTAGAAGGGTCTTTTACAATAGACTTAACCGACCCGATCGGAATGGACATAAATTATGAAAGAGTTGTTGAAGACGACGATGGAGATGAGGTTGAAAATGCGAAGGACATAGAATTACTTCGACGAATACATATAGGCGATGACAATTACGCCAACATTCTTCCTTCGGACGGAGCAGATCTTATCGAGATGTATGATAGTGATGACCCCTCTTATGATCCAGCTAATCCGGATCATGAAGAATATTTCTAATACATGTAATGCTACATTACCTTCTAATTATGTTTTATTTACTTTGCATTTCCTTCTAATTATGTCTTATTTATGTTTCATCTATTTCTAACTATTTTTTTGTCTCATTTTATAGGAGCGAGAATAAAGATGGTGGGCGGCGGTGGTATGAGGAAGTTACAGGCGGTGTACCAACAAACGGCTGGGTTGTTGAAGGGTGGAGGCAAAGGTAAAGGTGCAGCAGGAGGATCAGGAGGAGGAGGCAAAGGAAAAGGTAAAGCAGGAGGATCgggaggaggcggcggaggacgacgaggacgacCGCGTCGTCGTGAGCCGTCCCCATCACCGTCCCCACCGCCTCAggacgaggatgaggaggacgaggaggacgaggaggaggtgcagcaggaggaggaggaggaggaggagcagcagcaggaggacgaggtggatgaggaggaggacggcgaggatgatgaggacgagGGGGAAGCGGCAGACGGCACCGCTTCTGGTTCGGCGGGGGGAGGCTCCTCTTCTTCCGGTAACCCGGTTGTCTACTTGAGAGGTCCCTCGCGTCTCCCGCAGCGAGGGATGCCTGCTGATAGGCTTCCGGTGCTTCGGCCGACTGGTGcaaggtaattaattatttatgttATTCATACTTTATCATTTCTTATAGTCAACTAATAATTACTCTTCATCACTTGTGCAGGTCTTTCACCATTGTGCAAGACGGTTTCCACAGTCGCAAGGCCAATGGCATTCTGGGGATTTTGTGTAGGCGCCACTTTCCTGGCATTGTTCTACATGCCGGGAAAAATGAGCCAGCCTACACAATTGAGCACTACACCGCCGCCCGCGACGTCTTGGATCGTAGGGGCAGGGTTTTTGATAACAAGGCGGTACGAGTGTGCACGGAGCT contains:
- the LOC8086255 gene encoding non-functional NADPH-dependent codeinone reductase 2 — encoded protein: MAASCVSKERTGVPVVALSLGKPMPRVGFGTASATLGQAEGRAGVTEAVLSALSAGYRHFDTASAYNSEAAVGDAVIHAAAVRDDLYITTKLAITDAHPGRVLPALHKSLRNLQMEYVDLYLIHFPVSMRPPVVEGGLAVVKEDLVEMDMKGVWEEMEECHRRGLARAIGVSNFSCKKLEYLLSFANIPPAANQVEVHPHCRQNKLRAFCREKGIQLCAFSPLGAKGTAWANNSVMECPVLKQIAHEKGKTVAQVCIRWVFEQGDCVIVKSFNEKRMRENLDIFGWELTEDDRRKISGLPESRGTFDFFVHESGPFKTAEEFWDGEIVAGQSTNQVAVRLDPTSLQ